A stretch of bacterium DNA encodes these proteins:
- the trxA gene encoding thioredoxin, with the protein MGKGLVTAADANFDELLKSRELLIVDFWAEWCGPCQRLTPIIEKVANEYAGRIIVAKLNVDENTNIATKYMIMSIPTLIFFKDGKEINKIVGSISENELKKKIDSFL; encoded by the coding sequence ATGGGAAAAGGTTTAGTAACAGCAGCGGATGCTAATTTTGATGAATTGCTTAAGTCCAGAGAACTATTAATCGTAGATTTTTGGGCAGAGTGGTGTGGTCCATGTCAAAGACTTACACCCATAATTGAAAAGGTAGCTAACGAATATGCAGGGAGAATAATAGTCGCTAAATTGAATGTCGATGAAAACACAAACATTGCTACAAAATATATGATTATGAGTATTCCGACATTAATATTTTTTAAAGATGGCAAGGAAATTAACAAAATAGTAGGATCAATTTCAGAAAATGAGTTAAAGAAGAAAATAGATAGTTTTCTTTAG